A part of Streptomyces sp. DSM 40750 genomic DNA contains:
- a CDS encoding alpha/beta fold hydrolase, whose translation MTSATPPRIAVPARTVHRFVEVDQVEVFYRESLPERPDAPVVLLLHGFPSASHQFRRLIDTLGRHYRLIAPDYPGFGHTRTPDGFTYSFERLADVVERFTERLALTRFAMYLFDFGAPVGFRLALRRPDRVAGLIVQNGNAYAEGLSEAAREFTALTPDTPGADRAVLDLFTLDATRAQYEGGTADPELIAPEGWLLDQHFLDQPGRKHAQRALAYDYKSNIAAYPDWQAWLRKHRPPTLITWGSRDPFFPEPGALAYLSDLPDAELHLFDTGHFALEDHLPEIAPLIADFLTRTWA comes from the coding sequence GAGTCCCTACCCGAGCGTCCCGACGCCCCGGTGGTGCTGCTCCTGCACGGCTTTCCCTCCGCCTCGCACCAGTTCCGTCGCCTCATCGACACCCTCGGCCGCCACTACCGGCTCATCGCCCCCGACTACCCGGGCTTCGGACACACCCGCACCCCGGACGGGTTCACCTACTCCTTCGAGCGGCTCGCAGATGTCGTCGAGCGCTTCACCGAACGCCTGGCCCTGACCCGCTTCGCGATGTACCTCTTCGACTTCGGCGCCCCCGTCGGCTTCCGCCTGGCACTCCGCCGCCCGGATCGTGTCGCGGGCCTGATCGTGCAGAACGGCAACGCATACGCCGAGGGGCTGTCGGAGGCGGCCCGCGAGTTCACCGCCCTCACCCCCGACACCCCCGGCGCCGACCGGGCCGTCCTCGACCTGTTCACCCTGGACGCCACCCGCGCCCAGTACGAAGGCGGCACCGCCGACCCCGAACTGATCGCCCCCGAGGGCTGGCTGCTCGACCAGCACTTTCTCGACCAGCCCGGCCGCAAGCACGCGCAGCGCGCGCTTGCCTACGACTACAAGAGCAACATCGCCGCCTACCCCGACTGGCAGGCGTGGCTGCGCAAGCACAGGCCGCCGACTCTGATCACCTGGGGCAGCCGCGACCCGTTCTTCCCCGAACCCGGCGCGCTTGCCTACCTTTCCGACCTGCCGGACGCCGAACTTCACCTGTTCGACACCGGTCACTTCGCCCTGGAGGACCACTTGCCCGAAATCGCCCCGCTGATTGCCGACTTCCTCACCCGCACCTGGGCCTGA
- a CDS encoding PucR family transcriptional regulator, giving the protein MAAPTPPHGVPDGPGAAPVPPELAKLLRDQLEAVADEVEEEVRRQVPEYARPADGAYRAHLRSGVVQALTLFVDHIADPRGQGAAITATYYELGRGEALEGRALDALQSALRVGGLHAWRLMGRTAEELGLDSSVVATLGELAFQTVHEVAEAAAAGYAEARLRSTDELERRRGRLLDLLLGEGPVAPEAVQDLAHGARWSVPRQVAVVALATTPDRREADRPLAAAGALVDMESRPPRMLVPDPDGSGRFGGRAFTLALRGRPAAVGPTVPLTEAARSLHWATRALGLMGRGILPRQGVVRCADHLSTLLLYSDEPMLAQLQLRVLAPLDTVAEGPRGRLAETLLAWLLSGSNVPDVAARLHIHPQTVRYRLRQLEKLFGDALHEPGTRLDLILALRAEALRNDDTFTA; this is encoded by the coding sequence GTGGCTGCCCCCACCCCGCCGCACGGCGTACCGGACGGCCCCGGCGCCGCCCCCGTGCCCCCCGAATTGGCCAAGCTGCTGCGCGATCAGCTGGAGGCCGTCGCCGACGAGGTGGAGGAGGAGGTGCGCAGACAGGTCCCGGAGTACGCCCGCCCGGCCGACGGGGCCTATCGCGCGCACCTCAGATCAGGGGTCGTCCAGGCGCTGACCCTCTTCGTCGACCACATCGCCGATCCGCGCGGCCAGGGCGCCGCGATCACCGCCACGTACTACGAACTCGGGCGCGGCGAGGCACTGGAGGGCCGCGCTCTGGACGCGTTGCAGTCGGCGTTACGGGTCGGGGGTCTGCACGCCTGGCGGCTGATGGGCCGTACGGCGGAGGAACTGGGCCTGGACTCCTCGGTGGTGGCCACGCTGGGCGAGCTCGCGTTCCAGACGGTGCACGAGGTCGCCGAGGCGGCCGCCGCCGGATACGCGGAGGCGCGGCTGCGCAGCACGGACGAGCTGGAGCGGCGGCGCGGACGGCTGCTCGATCTGCTGCTGGGCGAGGGGCCGGTGGCCCCGGAGGCGGTGCAGGACCTGGCGCACGGCGCCCGGTGGTCGGTACCGAGGCAGGTCGCGGTGGTCGCGCTGGCGACGACCCCGGACCGGCGGGAGGCGGACCGGCCGTTGGCGGCGGCCGGGGCGCTGGTGGACATGGAGTCACGGCCGCCACGGATGCTGGTGCCCGACCCGGACGGTTCCGGCCGTTTCGGCGGCCGGGCGTTCACCCTCGCGCTGCGCGGCCGGCCCGCCGCGGTCGGGCCGACGGTCCCGCTCACCGAGGCCGCCCGTTCGCTGCACTGGGCCACCCGCGCGCTCGGTCTCATGGGGCGCGGCATCCTGCCCCGACAGGGCGTGGTGCGCTGCGCCGACCATCTGTCGACCCTGCTGCTGTACAGCGACGAACCGATGCTCGCCCAGCTCCAGCTACGGGTGCTGGCCCCACTGGACACGGTCGCGGAGGGACCGCGCGGCCGGCTCGCCGAGACGCTGCTGGCGTGGCTGCTCAGCGGCAGCAACGTGCCCGACGTCGCCGCCCGCCTCCACATCCACCCGCAGACGGTCCGCTACCGCCTGCGCCAGCTGGAGAAGCTCTTCGGCGACGCCCTGCACGAACCCGGCACCCGCCTGGACCTGATCCTCGCCCTGCGCGCGGAGGCACTGCGGAACGACGACACGTTCACCGCATAA
- a CDS encoding cutinase family protein translates to MRIRLCLAALSLAGGAGLATVSAPTATAAACTDIDVVAARGTFEPGTLGFIVGDPVYSALQKKITGKSLSSYKVNYPADLSLTSAAQGNRDLVNHVTSQAASCPNQRFILVGYSQGANVVDNSIGISSAGAVVGSPIVATIPAALEPKVAAVLLFGNPIRAIGKSVTGTYQSRTIDFCAAGDPVCESGGGDTGAHLSYRANADAAAAFAAGKV, encoded by the coding sequence ATGCGTATCCGCTTGTGCCTCGCCGCGCTCTCACTGGCCGGCGGGGCCGGACTGGCCACCGTCTCGGCACCCACGGCCACCGCCGCGGCCTGCACGGACATCGACGTCGTCGCGGCTCGCGGCACCTTCGAGCCGGGCACGCTCGGCTTCATCGTCGGCGACCCCGTGTATTCGGCGCTGCAGAAGAAAATCACGGGAAAATCCCTTTCCAGCTACAAGGTGAACTATCCCGCGGACCTTTCTCTCACCTCGGCCGCGCAGGGCAACAGGGACCTGGTGAACCACGTCACGAGCCAGGCCGCTTCCTGCCCGAACCAGCGTTTCATCCTTGTCGGCTATTCGCAGGGCGCGAACGTCGTCGACAACTCGATCGGCATCAGCAGCGCCGGCGCGGTGGTCGGCAGCCCCATCGTGGCCACCATTCCCGCCGCGCTCGAACCCAAGGTCGCCGCGGTGCTGCTGTTCGGCAACCCGATCCGGGCCATCGGCAAGAGCGTCACCGGCACCTACCAGAGCCGCACCATCGACTTCTGCGCGGCCGGTGACCCGGTCTGCGAGAGCGGTGGGGGCGACACGGGCGCGCATCTGAGCTACCGGGCGAACGCGGACGCGGCGGCGGCCTTCGCCGCGGGCAAGGTCTGA